GACCCATTATCCCtcttttacaatgatatcacctTGTGGACACCTTTCATGAATATCTGTTGGTAAAAAGTTATTTGGTCCACATCCCAAGTTTCAACAAAAATATGTTGTGAGACTTTATGTTTATAATTTTAAAGTGTACGAATTATCCCATAACTTGCTATGTTTTCTGTACATCTGAACATGCAAATTTGAATATTCCTGCATTTTACAGTTATGATATAATAGACCTGTTTCTCTTTATGTTGTATTGACTGGAAGTTGTTTTGCTATTCTACCAGAACCAGCACTCGAACATCTGGCATTCTCACGGCTTGTAGTGGTACCTGACTGCACTCTAGATGTTAGGAAAATTTCACCACCAGATGCCTCAATGTGTGACATTTGCTTTGCTTGTGCAGGGAACTTCAGGACTGCCATATAGTGCTGGTTCTACTTCCTCTCGTTCAGATGGCAGTGAATATGAGTCTTCATCTAGAAGTCATGCTTCTGCGCACCGCAACTTCTCAAGCTGCCGTTCTTTCATGTCAAAGCCCATTCACCCTCTCTCTTTCCCAGACAATACACTTAGTTGTGAAGAAGGTCATGATTCAGCTTCTACCACACACTCCAACAACAGTCATCATTCTGATCTTAGGTCCATACGGGCACTTCCAGAGCTTCAGTCTTCTGGTTTCTTCGAAAATGTGTGCAACCCTCAAAAAGAATCAGTGCAATGGAGTAGTGCTGGCAGCTTGGACTTTGCTGATGTTTCTGAACCAATGGAACCTGATACTTTGGGTCCTTCATGCAACAATACATATGAAGGTGCCAAATGTGGACTCTGTGAGAAGTTACTGTCACAGAGGTCACCATGGGGTTCCTGCCGTATTGTTCGTAGTGGAGATATGCCAATAGCTGGTGTTCTGTCATGTTGGCATGTCTATCATGCTGAATGCCTAGAGCGTGCCACCCCTAAGATGCAGAAACATGATCCACCTTGTCCGCTATGTGAGAAGTCAGAGGAGAACGCTTCAGAGCAGTGGGTACTCTGCAGGTTAAAAAATGGACTCCCAAGGTTAATGTCCCTTGGGGAGGAAGGACCTTCTTCAAGAGCTTGGAGCTGTGTGAAGGCAGGAGATTGTGTAGAAGGGGCTCTACATGCACCAAAACGGGGTAGCATGATGTTATTGAGCCGTAGCCGCCTCAAACGGAATCTGTCATTGAAGGGAAATTTGGGCAATGAGCGGGCTGAAAACTCAAAGAAGGGTGTGTTCTGTACGCCACAGATGCTTCATGGACATGGATTTGGGGATCAAGGTGCAGTTGGGTGCTCGACAATGGCATCTGGTCCAGCATTAAAAAGGTGATGAGGCCTCTCCAGGCAAGAACTCAAATGTGATTTTACTAGAGTCCCAATGTAATGTTGGTTCTGGTTGTTTTCCTACTGGCAGCTGGTAGTTGATGAAATGGTGTTGTACGAGGTAAATTATTGTTGTCATGGTGGATGGTGTCAATTAGGGAATCCATGCTTGCTTCCACACTGAATTTGTTGCTAATGCTGTGAAACTTGCAATCCATTTCTTGAGACTGTTCCCACGAGTATGTGGTCTGCTTACAAGGATTTATACATGCATTTATGTCTTTTAATTTCAGAATATTGCTACTTGAGtgtttttatgtttttatttgttttattttattttattttatattttttttcattccttTAGTTGTCATTTGGTTGTTTATATTGAATATTGGATCAAAGCTTAATGCATTGCTAACATGAATTACCGAGATGATCTGGCCGCTATGCTTGCTTAACTTTCAGCAGTGGTGGTCTTTTATAGGGCACCTGTATGTTTTGTAATTCACTAGAAAGTGACTCCCGTTGTTGCCTTATTATTTAAGATGGCAACGGAGGCTAGGAGGGGTTTATGCAGGCTTCACAGCTGTTGCCTCTGTAATCAGGGCTCACATAATATGCTAGCTTTAAGAAATCGAAGCAATGCCATCTAAACCACCATCATATTAGCTTCACCTGGGTCCCTGTAGATCTATCTCGCTTCTGTGTTCTTCTCGAGTGACTGGGGCAACTGCATTTTCTGCATTCCACACATACCACATCTAAGACCTCAATATTTCTGCATTCAACTTTGAGCAACTGGGGCTATTCTGAATCCACAGTGATACCATACAATAAAACATGAATTCTAAGACTAGTTAATGTCAGGTGTAGATCGCTTGATGTTAAATTTCTACTCTCTTGTAAAGGGCTTCATGCATGcatacgtacatatatgtatGAAAAGGATAGCAAGGTTGTGTTTCAATGTCGAAAGGCGAGGTTTGCTTCAGCATTTTATGATCAGGCCATGTGATTTCCCATGTGAAGATGGGGCTCCACCTATCCAGACAAATCTATTTTCATGTGCCCTACCCGGTTACATTCCATCTGGAGCTGCCCCATAGCTCACAGGAAACAACACAGCACCATATATATGTCCATTACTTGGCTACCACTAGCAAAAAGTTTTCAAGGtatttaggtctttaaaatgcgATCTCATGCTACTGGAAGTTGGTCTCAGCTGCCTTATGCACTGCTTATTGTGGATCAATGCCTTAACCTCATTGTTGACACAAAAATAACACCATGCACATGACTGCGATGCTTTTGGAACCTGGCTGATTTCGATAGTTTGTTTTCATATGGACGTGGCCCCTGTTAAAATTTGTCGACAATGTAGTAATTGAGAGACTGTTTAGATGTCAACCAAAATCACTTTCAGTTGCCTAATTTTCTGTCATTGGACTGTGTTTCATTCCCTAAATAATATCTTATATACCTAGATATAATTAATTAGAAGGGGATATCCACTACTAACAGCTGCTTATCTTATGCCTTTATGGTGTGTTGATCTTAAATTGGCATTTCATGATCTGACATGCTAAGCTTCTATTATGTGGTTTGTCAGCTTAATTCTTGCATTTTCTGATGTTCTCATTGGGTATCAGTGACTGCTTTCCAGACTAACATGAAAATTGTCACATTTGACCATTATTAGTTTCAAAAGCAGTGTGTTGAGCAAAATGATAGTAATATCTTGTAAAGCATTTCATTTTTAGGTGATTGACAACAGACACGCCCTGTATTTCTTAGTTCTTTGAATGCTAGTAACTCTCCATTCTTTCGCTCATCATCTGTTGCACTTGTTGATCAATGCATGTGAGAAACAGAATAATATCGTGTGAATTCAGTCAATACCATGCACATGCAGCACCATATTCGATAGATGTGCGCAAGAAATTCTGAGCACATAGTTAATAAAATAACATGGGAGTCGAAGGTTAGGCCTCAGGTTTCATAAATTTTGACTAGAATTCCAATAAACTTTGGAGGAATGTTACAAATAAATCAACAATTTATTTGCATTTGATAGTTCATCAAACGGCAGCTCAGTTTTCAGTTTTGAAAAGGGGCAGGGAGGGAAGTAGCACATTTGGCCAAACTCTTCTTGCAGGTAGTTAACATGAGGAACCTAGGGTAGTAGGAGACACATTATTCCCTTTGTCTCCTCATCACATGGAACCAAAGGACATTTCTAGTGATACCTTGTGAAACTTTTGATGAGGCTGAATTCAAATGTAACCCAATTCAATTTCGGCTAACCAAATGGTTACTTAGAAGTTCAAATTCATAAGGTGGAATTTAGAAAGTTTATGCAAAGAAGGCCTGACAAATCTATTCAGAAGATGCACctgtgtgtgtgggtgtgtgtgtgtgtgtggcgaATGCAGCACCAGTCACTGTCTAAAAACCAAACTTTTGTGAAAGATTGACCCCACTGTCGTCCCTTGAAGGAATCAAGTCTTGATTCTTCCTGTCGAGGTTGTGTGAagagacaccaatcaaaatttaacCTAAACAACATTTATTAGTTTCGCTTAATGCTTCTTCACTAATCTAATCTCATATAATCCCATTACTTGTGAGAAATCATTCAAGTGCATCCTTTAAAACACCAAGCTTTAGTTGATTAAACTCCACTAATCATGCCACTAGAAGGCAGAATGCCTCTAGGTGAAGTCCTTTTCAAGCATGAAGCAAGATGCCTCATAGCACTGAAGGACAAAATTTTGCTGGGCTCCAGGGGGCTGTTGTGGTGTTTCTTAATTTAAAACAATGTTGCAGCAAGCTTACACATTCATATAGACCTTTGTTTTTCACATCTGGGTTTCTGACCTTTTCTTATTTCGCAGTTGTTGAATGGTATTTGACCTTCAATTGCCTCATGAGCATAATAAGATTCCTCAGCCACACCCACAGTGGACTTAACCATGCAAAGTCAGGCAATGATGACGGTCTTAAACGGATACAAATGTTATATAGG
The sequence above is a segment of the Elaeis guineensis isolate ETL-2024a chromosome 7, EG11, whole genome shotgun sequence genome. Coding sequences within it:
- the LOC105048811 gene encoding uncharacterized protein, which codes for MSKPIHPLSFPDNTLSCEEGHDSASTTHSNNSHHSDLRSIRALPELQSSGFFENVCNPQKESVQWSSAGSLDFADVSEPMEPDTLGPSCNNTYEGAKCGLCEKLLSQRSPWGSCRIVRSGDMPIAGVLSCWHVYHAECLERATPKMQKHDPPCPLCEKSEENASEQWVLCRLKNGLPRLMSLGEEGPSSRAWSCVKAGDCVEGALHAPKRGSMMLLSRSRLKRNLSLKGNLGNERAENSKKGVFCTPQMLHGHGFGDQGAVGCSTMASGPALKR